The Oncorhynchus keta strain PuntledgeMale-10-30-2019 chromosome 17, Oket_V2, whole genome shotgun sequence genome has a window encoding:
- the LOC118396207 gene encoding histone H4 transcription factor-like, whose protein sequence is MIADCSSLRNHVKFRHSNEKPYSCEYCEYSCKNLIDLRKHLDTHSTEPAYRCDLTNCDYTTRSLHSIKNHYKNVHEGDFVARYKCHVCEQCFTRGNNLTAHLRKKHQFKWPSGHPRFRYKKHEDGFMRLQLIRYESMELTEQLMRERPEGEEGEDASQTDSLGPGEDEEDARAVAHFTDVQVEMRGVLLGGVWDQGDGVFYVLTSVDPSQAGEDTVMLQDTAQQLGMQVV, encoded by the exons ATGAT cgcagattGCTCATCGCTGCGGAACCACGTCAAGTTCCGCCACAGCAACGAGAAGCCTTACAGCTGTGAATACTGCGAGTACAG ctgtAAAAACCTTATCGACCTTCGTAAACACCTGGACACCCACAGCACTGAGCCGGCCTACCGCTGTGACCTCACTAACTGTGACTACACCACACGCTCACTGCACTCCATCAAGAACCACTACAAGAACGTAcatgag GGAGATTTTGTGGCTCGCTACAAGTGTCATGTCTGTGAGCAGTGCTTCACTAGGGGAAACAACCTCACTGCCCACCTCCGCAAGAAGCACCAGTTCAAATGGCCCTCTGGACACCCACGATTCAG gtatAAGAAACACGAGGACGGCTTTATGCGTCTGCAGCTGATTCGCTATGAGAGCATGGAGCTGACAGAGcaactgatgagagagagaccagagggggaggagggagaggacgcTTCCCAGACAGATAGCTTGGGGCCTGGAGAAGACGAGGAGGATGCCAGGGCGGTAGCACACTTCACGGACGTACAGGTGGAGATGAGAGGGGTGCTGTTGGGTGGGGTGTGGGATCAGGGGGATGgggtattctatgttctgactAGTGTTGACCCGTCTCAGGCAGGGGAGGACACTGTGATGCTACAGGACACTGCTCAGCAGCTGGGCATGCAGGTCGTATAA
- the LOC118396208 gene encoding histone H4 transcription factor-like, which produces MHSMCMDVPSAENDTLVCCGWKDCEARFKGRFKLREHLWSHTGEKVVACPICGGMFANSTKFFDHIRWQTTIEGQRFQCSHCSKRFATERLLRDHMRNHGQSLELPSLYFRSLRCQQLQTSIPSLFSLQNS; this is translated from the exons ATGCACAGCATGTGTATGGACGTACCCTCTGCTGAGAATGATACATTGGTGTGCTGTGGCTGGAAGG ACTGCGAGGCCAGGTTTAAAGGGCGTTTTAAGCTGCGGGAGCACCTGTGGAGCCACACTGGGGAGAAGGTGGTGGCCTGCCCAATCTGTGGAGGGATGTTTGCCAACAGCACCAAGTTCTTTGACCACATCAGATGGCAGACCACAATCGAGG GTCAGAGGTTCCAGTGCTCCCACTGCTCCAAGCGCTTTGCAACGGAGAGACTACTGAGGGACCACATGAGGAATCATGGTCAGTCCCTTGAACTCCCTTCTTTGTATtttcgatccctccgatgtcaacaactacagaccagtatcccttctctcttttctctccaaaactcttga